From the genome of Haemophilus parainfluenzae, one region includes:
- the glpC gene encoding anaerobic glycerol-3-phosphate dehydrogenase subunit GlpC — protein sequence MNIQQLIDNAKQSLNAPQHHHAFDESFESCIKCTACTAVCPVSRQNPNYPGPKQSGPDGERLRLKSAELYDEALKYCTNCKRCEIACPSDVKIGDIIVRARNKYLAQQHKPAVQKLRDAILSNTDIMGSLNTPLAPIVNTITGLKATKFVLEKALKISRHRTLPKYSFGTFRSWYMKKMLESQQKFERKVAYYHGCYVNYNNPQLGKEFIQVFNAMDIGVVLLEKEKCCGLPLSVNQFPERAKKIAQFNTDYIGKMVDENGLDVISEASSCALNLRDEYHHILGIDNAKVRPHIHMVTPFLYQLFKEGKTLPLKPLKLRVAYHTACHVDKAGWAPYTLEVLKQIPGLEVVMLPSQCCGIAGTYGFKEENYEVSQSIGKNLFDNINAGGFDYVISECQTCKWQIDMSSNVTCIHPLTLLCMSMNQA from the coding sequence ATGAACATTCAACAATTAATTGATAATGCAAAACAATCCCTTAATGCGCCACAACATCATCATGCATTTGATGAAAGCTTTGAGAGCTGCATTAAATGTACGGCGTGTACTGCAGTATGTCCGGTTTCGCGTCAAAATCCAAACTATCCAGGTCCAAAACAATCAGGCCCGGATGGTGAGCGTTTACGCTTAAAATCAGCCGAGCTTTATGATGAAGCATTGAAATACTGTACTAACTGTAAACGTTGTGAAATTGCCTGTCCGTCCGATGTAAAAATTGGTGACATTATCGTTCGCGCAAGAAACAAATACCTTGCTCAACAACACAAGCCAGCAGTGCAAAAATTACGTGATGCGATTTTAAGTAATACCGATATTATGGGTTCACTTAATACACCGCTTGCACCAATTGTGAATACAATTACAGGCTTGAAAGCGACAAAATTTGTGTTGGAAAAAGCGTTAAAAATCAGCCGTCATCGTACGTTACCAAAATATTCTTTTGGTACGTTCCGCAGCTGGTATATGAAAAAAATGTTGGAAAGCCAACAAAAATTCGAACGCAAAGTGGCGTATTATCACGGTTGTTATGTGAACTACAATAATCCACAATTGGGTAAAGAATTTATTCAAGTATTCAATGCCATGGACATTGGTGTTGTGTTATTGGAAAAGGAAAAATGCTGTGGCTTGCCATTGAGCGTGAACCAATTCCCAGAACGCGCGAAAAAAATTGCGCAATTTAACACCGATTATATCGGTAAAATGGTGGATGAAAATGGCTTGGATGTGATCAGCGAAGCATCAAGTTGTGCCTTAAATTTACGTGATGAATATCATCATATTTTAGGTATCGATAATGCGAAAGTTCGTCCGCATATCCACATGGTGACACCATTCTTATATCAACTCTTTAAAGAAGGTAAAACCTTACCGCTTAAACCATTGAAATTGCGAGTGGCTTATCACACCGCATGTCACGTGGATAAAGCAGGTTGGGCACCATACACCTTGGAAGTGTTAAAACAAATTCCAGGTTTAGAAGTGGTGATGCTCCCATCACAATGTTGTGGTATCGCAGGGACATACGGTTTCAAAGAAGAAAACTACGAGGTTTCCCAATCTATCGGTAAAAACTTATTCGATAACATCAATGCTGGCGGATTTGATTACGTGATCTCTGAATGCCAAACTTGTAAATGGCAGATCGATATGTCATCTAACGTGACTTGTATCCATCCATTGACGTTATTGTGTATGTCGATGAATCAAGCTTAG
- a CDS encoding ElyC/SanA/YdcF family protein — MQKIFKVSLLAVLSSLAVNSFASTAEVKVLEPQLNYQQLLTQRQVVDELLEQAVKIQNSPARMSNAGFTAKLPSNMERIADLLLEAYKLEPYRVDFLFGAANANIYNGNTDKAIELYQKVLDVAPDDVKAHTYLAAWNRFKGNQAEATKHLERLKQLSPESASKLEKVFAVIDKAASQPITDKLETKLPEQSAIITLGYALNPDGSMHDILVQRLEKTLEIANQNPDALIIVTGGVPQNNKTEGDLMKQWLIEKGVDASRIYSDNYARSTVENALFSRYSLAKHKIKHAVLISSGSHVRRGQALFEIATQESGPQGLVIETVAALDKPLDQLQKITEKDLLGIYRDSLKTMGLPMFNSGPLQD; from the coding sequence ATGCAAAAAATCTTCAAGGTTTCCTTACTTGCTGTGCTTTCATCCCTTGCGGTCAACAGCTTTGCCAGCACGGCAGAAGTGAAAGTGCTTGAGCCTCAATTAAATTACCAACAACTTCTTACTCAAAGACAGGTTGTGGATGAGTTGCTTGAACAAGCAGTGAAAATCCAAAACTCGCCGGCTCGTATGTCAAATGCAGGTTTTACGGCGAAACTTCCTTCTAATATGGAGCGTATTGCGGATCTTTTATTGGAAGCGTATAAGCTTGAGCCTTATCGTGTGGATTTTTTGTTTGGCGCAGCGAATGCCAATATTTATAACGGTAATACAGATAAAGCCATTGAGCTTTACCAAAAAGTGCTTGATGTGGCGCCAGATGATGTGAAAGCCCACACTTACTTGGCGGCATGGAATCGTTTTAAAGGCAATCAAGCGGAAGCGACAAAACATTTAGAACGCTTAAAACAACTTTCACCTGAAAGTGCAAGCAAATTAGAAAAAGTCTTTGCTGTTATTGATAAAGCGGCTAGTCAGCCAATTACTGATAAACTTGAAACCAAGTTACCAGAGCAATCGGCGATTATTACATTGGGTTACGCTTTAAATCCAGATGGCAGCATGCATGATATTTTGGTGCAACGCTTAGAAAAAACCTTGGAAATCGCGAATCAAAATCCAGATGCGTTAATTATTGTGACGGGCGGTGTGCCACAAAACAATAAAACAGAAGGTGATTTGATGAAACAATGGTTAATTGAGAAAGGCGTTGATGCAAGCCGTATTTATTCGGATAACTATGCACGTTCAACCGTCGAAAATGCGCTTTTCTCTCGTTACTCTTTAGCAAAACACAAAATCAAACATGCTGTGTTGATTAGCTCGGGTAGTCATGTTCGTCGTGGACAAGCGTTATTTGAAATTGCGACGCAAGAATCCGGTCCACAAGGCCTTGTGATTGAAACGGTCGCCGCATTAGATAAACCGTTAGATCAGTTACAAAAAATTACGGAGAAAGACTTGCTGGGTATTTATCGTGACAGCTTAAAAACCATGGGGTTGCCAATGTTTAATAGCGGTCCATTACAAGATTAA
- the asnA gene encoding aspartate--ammonia ligase, producing MKKTFILQQQEISFVKNTFTQNLIEQLGIIEVQGPILSEVGNGMQDNLSGIEKAVQVNVKCIPNAVYEVVHSLAKWKRHTLARFHFKEGEGLFVHMKALRPDEDSLDQTHSVYVDQWDWEKVIPEGRRNFAYLKETVRSIYRAIRLTELAVEARFDIPSSLPKEITFVHSEDLVKRYPDLSSKERENAICKEYGAVFLVGIGGKLSDGKPHDGRAPDYDDWTTESENGYKGLNGDILVWNAELGKAFELSSMGIRVDESALRLQVGLTGDEDRLKMDWHQDLLNGKLPLTIGGGIGQSRMAMLLLHKKHIGEVQSSVWPKEMLEQYQHIL from the coding sequence ATGAAAAAGACGTTTATTTTACAACAACAAGAAATTAGCTTTGTGAAGAACACCTTTACTCAAAACTTGATTGAACAACTTGGCATTATCGAAGTACAGGGTCCAATCCTTAGTGAAGTTGGTAACGGTATGCAAGATAACTTATCAGGCATTGAGAAAGCGGTTCAAGTAAACGTGAAATGTATCCCAAATGCGGTTTATGAAGTGGTTCACTCATTAGCTAAATGGAAACGCCATACTCTCGCTCGTTTCCACTTCAAAGAAGGGGAAGGCTTATTTGTTCATATGAAAGCATTACGTCCAGATGAAGATTCATTGGATCAAACTCACTCTGTTTATGTGGACCAATGGGACTGGGAAAAAGTGATTCCTGAAGGTCGCCGTAACTTTGCTTATTTAAAAGAAACGGTACGTTCTATTTACCGTGCAATCCGCTTAACTGAATTAGCCGTAGAAGCGCGCTTTGACATTCCATCAAGCTTACCGAAAGAAATCACCTTCGTTCACAGTGAAGATTTAGTGAAACGCTACCCGGATTTAAGCAGTAAAGAACGTGAAAACGCCATTTGTAAAGAATATGGCGCGGTCTTCTTAGTCGGTATCGGTGGCAAATTGTCAGACGGTAAACCACATGATGGCCGTGCACCAGACTACGATGACTGGACAACAGAATCTGAAAACGGCTACAAAGGTTTAAACGGCGATATTTTGGTGTGGAACGCTGAGTTAGGTAAAGCGTTTGAGCTTTCTTCAATGGGTATTCGTGTGGATGAATCAGCATTACGTTTACAAGTTGGTTTAACCGGTGATGAAGATCGCTTAAAAATGGATTGGCACCAAGATTTATTAAACGGCAAATTACCTCTCACCATCGGTGGTGGTATCGGTCAATCTCGTATGGCAATGCTTTTACTTCACAAAAAACACATTGGTGAAGTGCAATCAAGCGTATGGCCGAAAGAAATGTTAGAACAATATCAACATATTCTTTAA
- the asnC gene encoding transcriptional regulator AsnC: MNNIDTLDRQILRVLTKDARTPYAEMAKNFGVSPGTIHVRVEKMRQSGLIEGTKAIIDERKLGYDVCCFIGIILKSAKDYEKVIKKLETFDEVVEAYYTTGNYSIFIKVMTHTIAELHSVLATKIQLIDEIQSTETLISMQNPILRDIKP, encoded by the coding sequence ATGAACAATATCGATACACTTGATCGCCAAATTCTCCGTGTGCTGACTAAAGATGCGCGTACACCTTATGCAGAGATGGCCAAAAACTTTGGCGTGAGCCCAGGTACGATTCATGTTCGCGTAGAGAAAATGCGTCAGTCTGGTCTGATTGAAGGCACAAAAGCGATTATTGATGAGCGTAAACTGGGTTATGATGTGTGCTGCTTTATTGGCATTATTTTGAAAAGCGCAAAAGATTACGAAAAAGTGATTAAAAAGCTAGAGACCTTTGATGAAGTGGTGGAAGCCTATTATACCACGGGTAACTATTCGATTTTTATTAAAGTAATGACACACACCATTGCTGAATTGCATTCCGTGCTGGCGACTAAGATCCAGTTAATTGATGAGATTCAATCAACAGAAACCTTGATTTCCATGCAAAATCCAATTTTGCGAGACATTAAACCTTAA
- a CDS encoding NAD(P)/FAD-dependent oxidoreductase has translation MLEFAHQEHVKSYYLDSRNQTFELPPLSQQEEADVCVIGAGFFGLSAALELAEKGKKVIVLEGARVGFGASGRSGGQAINGFEEGIDEYIAQVGFDKAKKLWDMSLEAIDIIDERIAKYGIQCDWKKGYATLALNERRMDDLIEMEKASHATFGYDKMQLWDKAKLKQHLGSDIYVGGLYDSNSGHLHPLNYCLGLAKACLDLGVQIYEQSPVVDLVEKSGCIEVKTDKSAVISQDVILATNAYIDALPKSIHHGINRKILPVESFIIATEPLDQATADSVINNGMSVCDNNILLDYYRLSADNRLLFGSDSSSEKDMVQIMRRNMLHVFPQLENVKIDYGWAGPIDMTLNATPHFGRISPHIYFAQGYSGHGVALTGLAGRIIAEAILGNDERLRIFEGLKVPSFYGGKSLKNLATKIGVLYYKFLDRYR, from the coding sequence ATGCTCGAATTTGCTCATCAAGAACACGTCAAATCTTATTACCTCGATAGTCGGAATCAAACCTTTGAACTGCCGCCTCTCTCTCAGCAAGAAGAAGCGGATGTTTGTGTCATCGGTGCGGGTTTCTTTGGCTTATCTGCTGCCCTTGAATTAGCAGAAAAAGGCAAAAAAGTGATTGTTCTAGAAGGCGCGCGAGTCGGATTTGGTGCATCTGGTAGAAGTGGCGGTCAAGCCATCAACGGTTTTGAAGAAGGCATTGATGAATATATTGCTCAAGTAGGCTTTGATAAAGCGAAAAAACTTTGGGATATGTCACTCGAAGCCATTGATATTATTGATGAACGCATTGCGAAATATGGCATTCAATGTGATTGGAAAAAAGGCTATGCCACATTGGCGTTAAATGAACGTCGTATGGACGATCTCATTGAAATGGAAAAAGCTAGCCACGCGACTTTTGGCTATGACAAAATGCAACTTTGGGATAAAGCCAAACTGAAACAACATCTAGGCAGTGATATTTATGTAGGCGGTTTATACGATAGCAATTCTGGCCACCTACACCCATTAAATTATTGCTTAGGTTTAGCAAAAGCCTGCTTGGATTTAGGTGTACAGATTTACGAACAATCGCCCGTTGTGGATTTAGTGGAAAAATCAGGTTGTATTGAAGTCAAAACCGATAAAAGTGCGGTCATTTCTCAAGATGTTATTTTAGCCACCAACGCTTATATTGATGCGCTACCAAAATCCATTCATCACGGCATTAATCGTAAAATTTTGCCAGTAGAAAGCTTTATTATTGCAACCGAACCCTTAGATCAAGCTACAGCTGATTCCGTGATCAATAATGGTATGTCTGTTTGTGATAACAATATTTTGCTCGATTACTATCGTTTGAGTGCAGATAACCGTCTATTATTCGGCAGTGACTCGAGTTCTGAAAAAGATATGGTGCAAATTATGCGTCGCAATATGTTGCATGTCTTCCCTCAATTGGAAAACGTCAAAATTGACTATGGCTGGGCAGGACCGATTGATATGACACTCAACGCTACCCCACATTTCGGGCGTATCTCACCGCACATTTATTTCGCACAAGGCTATTCTGGACACGGCGTCGCACTCACTGGACTTGCTGGACGTATTATCGCAGAAGCAATTTTAGGTAATGACGAACGTTTGAGAATTTTTGAAGGGTTGAAAGTGCCTTCGTTTTACGGTGGAAAATCCCTCAAAAACTTAGCCACCAAGATCGGCGTACTCTATTACAAATTCCTCGATCGTTATCGTTAA
- a CDS encoding extracellular solute-binding protein, with amino-acid sequence MKKNAVQYIKSLCLSAVAFVATSAAFAAEKLYVYNWTDYVPSNLVAEFTKETGIEVIYSTFESNEEMYAKLKLTSSTGSGYDLVFPSSYYVNKMAKEGMLQELEHSKLSNFKQIPANLLNKEFDPNNKYSLPYVYGLTGIGVNADDIDPSKITSWADFWNPEYKGKVLLTSDAREVFHIALLLDGKSPNTTNEEDIKAAYERLVKLLPNVVTFNSDSPEVPFVQGEASIGMLWNGSAYLAHKENPSIQFVYPKEGAIFWMDNYAIPKGAKNTEGAYKFIDFLLRPENAKLVVEKMGFSMPNEGVKALLSPEMANNPTLFPSAENIEKGIMQGDVGEAVDIYEKYWNKLKTN; translated from the coding sequence TTGAAAAAAAATGCTGTTCAATACATTAAATCACTTTGTCTTTCTGCCGTCGCATTCGTCGCAACCTCTGCGGCATTTGCTGCTGAAAAACTTTATGTTTATAACTGGACTGACTATGTGCCATCTAATTTGGTTGCGGAATTTACCAAAGAAACGGGCATTGAAGTGATTTATTCGACATTTGAAAGTAATGAAGAAATGTATGCTAAATTGAAGCTGACCTCTAGTACAGGTAGTGGTTATGATTTAGTTTTCCCATCAAGCTATTACGTCAACAAAATGGCGAAAGAAGGCATGTTACAAGAGCTTGAGCACAGCAAATTAAGTAATTTTAAACAAATTCCAGCAAATTTATTAAACAAGGAATTTGACCCAAATAACAAATATTCTCTGCCTTACGTTTATGGCTTAACCGGTATCGGTGTGAATGCAGATGATATTGATCCAAGCAAAATTACGAGTTGGGCTGATTTCTGGAATCCAGAATATAAAGGTAAAGTATTATTAACCAGTGATGCGCGAGAAGTGTTCCATATTGCATTACTTTTAGATGGAAAATCACCAAATACCACGAATGAAGAAGACATTAAAGCGGCTTACGAGCGCTTAGTGAAATTGTTACCAAATGTGGTGACTTTTAACTCTGACTCGCCAGAAGTGCCGTTTGTTCAAGGTGAAGCTTCTATCGGTATGTTATGGAATGGTTCGGCTTATTTAGCACACAAAGAAAATCCAAGTATCCAATTTGTGTATCCAAAAGAAGGCGCGATTTTCTGGATGGATAACTACGCGATTCCAAAAGGTGCGAAAAATACAGAGGGCGCTTATAAATTTATCGACTTCTTACTTCGTCCTGAAAATGCGAAATTAGTGGTTGAAAAAATGGGCTTCTCAATGCCAAATGAAGGCGTGAAAGCGTTACTTTCACCTGAAATGGCGAATAACCCAACCTTGTTCCCATCTGCTGAAAACATTGAAAAAGGCATTATGCAAGGCGATGTGGGTGAAGCAGTGGACATTTACGAAAAATATTGGAATAAATTAAAAACCAATTAA
- a CDS encoding PACE efflux transporter yields the protein MSFLERLFHAILFETTVVLLSVFALYFFTEESVSILFGSMVLVSLTAMLWNLVFNYFLDKVFTGPREKRGVIFRTLHAISFEGGLLIFTVPIIAYFLKVDWITACMMDFSLTVVITIYTFIFNWVYDHARLLFIKRE from the coding sequence ATGAGTTTTCTTGAGCGACTTTTTCACGCAATCTTATTTGAAACCACGGTTGTGTTGCTTTCTGTTTTCGCTTTGTATTTCTTTACAGAAGAAAGTGTTTCTATTCTTTTTGGGTCCATGGTACTGGTTTCCTTAACTGCCATGCTATGGAACCTCGTTTTTAATTATTTTCTTGATAAAGTTTTTACGGGGCCGCGAGAAAAGCGAGGCGTCATATTTCGTACTTTACATGCCATTTCATTTGAGGGCGGTTTGCTTATTTTCACCGTGCCGATCATTGCTTACTTTTTAAAAGTGGATTGGATCACGGCTTGTATGATGGATTTCAGTTTAACGGTGGTGATCACCATTTATACCTTTATTTTTAATTGGGTGTATGATCACGCACGATTGCTGTTTATTAAGCGTGAATAA
- the purB gene encoding adenylosuccinate lyase, giving the protein MQLSALTALSPIDGRYQDKATALRGIFSEFGLLKFRVTVEVRWLQKLAATAEIQEVSSLSKEANDYLNKIVEEFSLQDAERIKEIERTTNHDVKAVEYFLKEKSEALPELAKVSEFIHFACTSEDINNLSHALMLKTAREEVILPEWQKLIDEITRLANEYKTIPLLSRTHGQPASPSTVGKEMANVVYRLKRQFKQLQQNEILGKINGAVGNYNAHLSAYPNINWHKFSEEFVTSLGLDWNPYTTQIEPHDYIAEYFDAVVRFNTIIIDFDRDLWGYIALNHFKQRTIAGEIGSSTMPHKVNPIDFENSEGNLGLANAVMTHLGQKLPISRWQRDLTDSTVLRNLGVGLGYCLIAYAATRKGISKLEVNEQHLRDELNQNWEVLAEPIQTVMRRYGIEKPYEKLKELTRGKRVDEKAMREFIEKLDIPADEKARLQQLTPATYIGAAIELVEKL; this is encoded by the coding sequence ATGCAACTTTCCGCATTAACCGCTCTTTCCCCGATTGACGGTCGTTATCAAGATAAAGCCACTGCATTGCGTGGTATTTTCAGTGAATTTGGCTTACTCAAATTCCGTGTCACCGTGGAAGTACGTTGGTTACAAAAATTGGCGGCGACCGCTGAAATCCAAGAAGTTTCTTCTTTGTCAAAAGAAGCAAACGATTACCTTAATAAAATTGTGGAAGAATTCAGTCTTCAAGATGCTGAACGTATTAAAGAAATTGAGCGTACCACGAATCATGACGTCAAAGCGGTTGAGTATTTCTTAAAAGAAAAAAGCGAAGCTTTACCAGAATTAGCCAAAGTTTCTGAATTTATCCACTTTGCTTGTACCTCGGAAGATATTAACAACCTTTCTCATGCCTTAATGTTAAAAACGGCGCGTGAAGAAGTAATCTTACCGGAATGGCAAAAACTGATTGATGAAATCACCCGTCTAGCGAACGAATACAAAACCATCCCATTACTTTCTCGTACACACGGCCAACCTGCCTCACCTAGTACTGTAGGTAAAGAAATGGCGAACGTGGTTTACCGTTTAAAACGCCAATTCAAACAACTCCAACAAAATGAAATCTTAGGTAAAATCAACGGTGCAGTAGGTAACTACAATGCGCACTTATCAGCTTATCCAAATATTAACTGGCACAAATTTAGCGAAGAGTTTGTCACTTCATTGGGTTTAGACTGGAACCCATACACTACTCAAATTGAGCCACATGATTACATTGCTGAATACTTTGATGCCGTGGTACGTTTTAATACCATCATCATCGACTTCGACCGTGACTTATGGGGTTACATTGCGTTAAATCACTTTAAACAGCGCACTATTGCGGGTGAAATTGGTTCATCCACCATGCCGCATAAAGTAAATCCTATCGACTTCGAAAACTCAGAAGGTAACTTAGGTTTAGCCAATGCGGTGATGACTCACCTAGGTCAAAAATTACCGATTTCTCGTTGGCAACGTGACTTAACCGACTCCACTGTATTACGTAATTTAGGTGTGGGTTTAGGTTATTGCTTAATTGCGTATGCCGCAACGCGTAAAGGTATCAGCAAATTAGAAGTGAACGAACAACATCTCCGTGATGAACTCAACCAAAACTGGGAAGTTTTAGCTGAGCCAATTCAAACGGTGATGCGTCGCTATGGTATTGAAAAACCATACGAAAAATTAAAAGAACTGACTCGTGGTAAACGCGTTGATGAAAAAGCAATGCGTGAATTCATCGAAAAACTGGATATCCCAGCCGATGAAAAAGCCCGTTTACAACAACTCACTCCTGCCACCTACATTGGTGCAGCCATTGAGTTAGTGGAAAAACTTTAA
- the hflD gene encoding high frequency lysogenization protein HflD translates to MKNYNDMALALAGVCQSVLLISQLAQKGEVDNQDAFQTTIHSLLITQPEDTLAVFGGDVQHLKVGLNTLIEQLTQLNDKNLLNYWGSLLALESKLNKQPEIKQELGRRIARLPEQLAYHDNQFDDEMFSIMANIYVDTISPLGKRIHIIGSAYHLQQQSVQDKIRACLLAGIRSAVLWRQVGGSKWQLLFHRKKLVQAARQLYLTLN, encoded by the coding sequence ATGAAAAATTATAATGATATGGCTCTGGCACTTGCCGGTGTTTGTCAATCTGTCTTATTAATCAGTCAATTAGCTCAAAAAGGCGAAGTTGATAACCAAGATGCATTCCAAACGACCATTCATTCTCTTCTCATTACTCAACCTGAAGATACATTAGCCGTATTTGGCGGTGATGTTCAACATCTTAAAGTGGGATTAAACACGCTTATCGAGCAACTCACCCAATTAAACGATAAAAATTTATTAAATTATTGGGGTAGCTTGTTAGCGTTAGAGAGCAAATTAAACAAACAACCTGAAATCAAACAAGAACTTGGCCGCCGTATTGCTCGTTTACCGGAACAACTTGCTTATCACGACAATCAATTTGATGATGAGATGTTTTCTATCATGGCAAACATTTATGTCGATACGATTAGCCCTTTAGGCAAACGCATCCACATTATTGGTTCGGCATATCATTTGCAGCAACAAAGCGTGCAAGACAAAATTCGTGCGTGTTTACTTGCCGGCATTCGTTCTGCCGTTTTGTGGCGTCAAGTCGGCGGCAGCAAATGGCAACTGTTATTTCATCGTAAAAAATTAGTGCAAGCGGCACGACAACTCTACTTAACTTTAAATTAA
- the trpS gene encoding tryptophan--tRNA ligase: protein MTKPIVFSGVQPSGELTIGNYLGALRNWVKMQEDYECIFCVVDLHAITVRQDPAALRKATLDVLALYLACGIDPNKSTIFVQSHVPEHTQLSWVLNCYTYFGEMSRMTQFKDKSARYAENINVGLFDYPVLMAADILLYQAKSVPVGDDQKQHLEITRDIAARFNALYGDIFTIPEIFLGKAGARIMSLQDPDKKMSKSDDNRNNVVTLLEDPKSVAKKIKRAVTDSDEPPVVRYDVKNKAGVSNLLDILSAVTDKSVADLEKEFEGKMYGHLKTAVADEVSNLLAGLQERFYQYRNDEALLDEILRQGAEKARARAKETLAKVYEAVGFVAAK from the coding sequence ATGACAAAACCAATTGTATTCAGTGGCGTGCAGCCTTCCGGCGAATTAACTATCGGGAATTATTTAGGCGCACTTCGCAACTGGGTAAAAATGCAAGAAGATTATGAGTGTATTTTCTGTGTGGTGGATTTACATGCCATCACTGTACGTCAAGATCCTGCGGCGCTTCGTAAGGCGACTCTTGATGTGCTCGCCCTTTACTTGGCTTGTGGCATTGATCCGAATAAAAGCACAATCTTCGTGCAATCTCATGTACCAGAGCATACTCAACTAAGCTGGGTGTTAAACTGCTACACCTATTTTGGTGAAATGAGCCGTATGACTCAATTTAAAGATAAATCAGCACGTTATGCCGAAAATATTAACGTGGGTTTATTTGATTATCCGGTTTTAATGGCTGCAGATATCTTACTTTACCAAGCGAAAAGCGTGCCGGTAGGGGATGACCAAAAACAACATTTAGAAATTACCCGTGATATTGCTGCTCGTTTCAATGCGCTTTACGGTGATATTTTCACAATTCCTGAAATCTTCTTAGGCAAAGCCGGTGCGCGTATTATGTCTTTGCAAGATCCTGATAAAAAAATGTCTAAATCAGATGATAACCGTAATAACGTGGTGACCTTGCTTGAAGATCCAAAATCGGTGGCAAAAAAAATCAAACGTGCGGTAACAGACTCTGATGAACCACCTGTTGTACGTTATGACGTGAAAAACAAAGCGGGTGTGTCTAACTTATTAGATATCCTTTCTGCAGTGACGGATAAATCTGTGGCAGACCTTGAAAAAGAATTTGAAGGCAAAATGTACGGCCACTTAAAAACAGCGGTGGCTGACGAAGTGTCAAACTTACTTGCGGGTTTACAAGAACGTTTCTATCAATATCGTAACGATGAAGCACTTTTAGACGAGATTTTACGTCAAGGTGCAGAAAAGGCCCGTGCAAGAGCAAAAGAAACCCTTGCCAAAGTGTACGAAGCCGTCGGCTTTGTTGCAGCAAAATAA
- a CDS encoding YfcZ/YiiS family protein: protein MAIQTEKPIECVGCNTFDMKSLFDNSDCSLPIEQFYATRQDAEGALEYFTLKARDVESEPCQIQSEIQQVEEGYVLKAVFTFCCQAELVIFQMKLV, encoded by the coding sequence ATGGCCATTCAAACTGAAAAACCAATTGAATGCGTAGGCTGTAATACTTTCGATATGAAATCATTGTTTGATAACAGTGATTGTAGTTTACCTATCGAACAGTTTTACGCGACTCGTCAAGATGCAGAAGGCGCATTGGAATATTTCACATTAAAAGCGCGTGATGTAGAAAGTGAACCTTGTCAAATTCAATCTGAAATTCAACAGGTTGAAGAGGGATATGTACTTAAAGCGGTTTTCACATTCTGCTGCCAAGCGGAATTAGTGATTTTCCAAAT